The following coding sequences are from one Novosphingobium sp. KACC 22771 window:
- a CDS encoding response regulator transcription factor, producing the protein MFKNRVAYIVDSDASYRRRFALALRHQGLETRAFSSGDDLIEAASYLPSGCVLLAVRHQDSGGLDTIRALLAQRSDMPVIVMCVDPTIREAVQALRAGAVDCLTIPCPMAKVRLALDYAYEILPAKVAQQQFIGEAAALRAHLTPREEDVLKRIVTGMTNRQIADDLQIGVRTVEMHRGNIMQKLRMDNLVALIRFATLAGIAGSDEDAA; encoded by the coding sequence GTGTTCAAAAACCGCGTGGCCTATATCGTAGATAGCGATGCGTCCTATCGGCGACGGTTCGCCCTGGCTTTGCGGCATCAGGGGCTGGAGACGCGAGCCTTTTCCTCAGGCGACGATCTGATCGAGGCGGCCTCCTATCTTCCGTCCGGTTGCGTGCTGCTGGCCGTTCGCCATCAGGACAGCGGGGGGCTGGATACGATCCGCGCCCTGCTGGCCCAGCGCTCGGACATGCCGGTCATCGTCATGTGCGTCGATCCCACGATCCGCGAGGCCGTTCAGGCGCTGCGGGCCGGGGCGGTCGATTGCCTGACCATTCCCTGTCCCATGGCCAAGGTGCGGCTGGCATTGGACTATGCCTATGAAATCCTGCCCGCAAAGGTGGCCCAGCAGCAGTTCATCGGCGAGGCCGCCGCCCTTCGTGCCCATCTGACCCCAAGGGAGGAGGATGTGCTCAAACGGATCGTGACGGGCATGACCAATCGGCAGATTGCCGACGATCTGCAGATCGGCGTGCGGACGGTGGAAATGCATCGCGGCAACATCATGCAGAAATTGCGCATGGATAATCTCGTCGCCCTGATCCGGTTTGCCACCTTGGCCGGGATTGCCGGTTCGGATGAAGATGCGGCATGA
- a CDS encoding EthD family reductase codes for MFKRMSVLVRREGDTREQFLQGWLRHGRFIADLPGLRGYVQNHVVEEFAMPGAPFLRADGFVELQFDNPEAMALAFTSPAARAMADDEPNFLGHGSGYALRADTGLGDAEAGDKLIVALGEGDGAARIDALGLPGLIRDDVAELIAKPGMAPPQPVSSFCHIFGVDPAGARQTADAIARVVADAPLPLAIFRVKTVRFA; via the coding sequence ATGTTCAAAAGGATGTCGGTGCTGGTCCGGCGTGAGGGCGATACGCGGGAGCAATTCTTGCAGGGATGGCTGCGCCATGGGCGCTTCATTGCCGATCTGCCGGGGCTGCGCGGCTATGTTCAGAACCATGTCGTAGAAGAGTTCGCCATGCCGGGCGCGCCGTTCCTGCGCGCCGATGGCTTTGTCGAGCTGCAATTTGACAATCCCGAGGCGATGGCGCTCGCCTTTACCAGCCCAGCCGCGCGCGCCATGGCCGATGATGAGCCCAATTTTCTCGGCCATGGATCGGGCTATGCCCTGCGCGCCGATACAGGGCTGGGCGATGCCGAGGCGGGGGATAAGTTGATCGTGGCCTTGGGAGAGGGGGATGGCGCGGCGCGGATCGACGCCCTCGGTCTGCCGGGTTTAATCCGCGATGATGTCGCCGAATTGATTGCCAAGCCGGGCATGGCGCCGCCGCAGCCGGTTTCGTCTTTTTGTCACATCTTTGGCGTTGACCCGGCTGGCGCTCGCCAAACCGCCGATGCCATTGCGCGTGTCGTAGCCGATGCCCCACTGCCGCTTGCGATTTTCCGCGTCAAAACCGTGCGTTTTGCCTGA
- a CDS encoding SDR family oxidoreductase translates to MFDFAGQRILVAGGSSGIGLASAQMAAQYGAQVTIAARSPERLTKAVAQIGHGAQHAVLDLIDAEAVARFGETSGIWDHIIVTGSDVKIAPVRDLPLPDARQAFDSKFWGFYHLARSARIAPGGSLSVVAGFLATRPVAGRALMGAINGALESLVQGLALELKPVRVNAVSPAVVAGGMWSHMSQEDQAAMYARIGATYPAGRVGAGEEIARQLLLLAATGYATGTIVTLDGGASIA, encoded by the coding sequence ATGTTCGATTTTGCAGGGCAACGGATTTTGGTGGCTGGCGGCAGCTCCGGCATCGGATTGGCGAGCGCCCAAATGGCCGCGCAATATGGGGCGCAAGTGACCATAGCCGCGCGTTCACCGGAGCGACTGACCAAGGCCGTCGCGCAGATCGGGCATGGCGCGCAGCATGCCGTGCTCGACCTGATCGATGCGGAGGCTGTGGCGCGATTTGGCGAAACCTCGGGCATCTGGGACCACATCATTGTGACCGGATCGGATGTGAAGATCGCCCCGGTGCGCGACCTGCCTCTGCCCGATGCGCGGCAGGCCTTCGACAGCAAGTTCTGGGGATTTTATCATCTGGCCCGCTCGGCCCGGATCGCGCCGGGCGGGTCGCTCTCGGTGGTTGCGGGCTTTCTGGCCACGCGGCCGGTGGCGGGGCGCGCGCTGATGGGGGCGATCAATGGCGCGCTCGAAAGTCTGGTGCAGGGGCTGGCGCTCGAACTCAAACCGGTGCGAGTCAATGCGGTGTCCCCGGCCGTGGTGGCGGGCGGCATGTGGTCGCATATGAGCCAGGAGGATCAGGCCGCCATGTATGCCCGGATCGGCGCGACCTATCCGGCGGGCCGGGTGGGCGCGGGCGAGGAAATTGCCCGTCAACTGCTGCTGCTGGCCGCGACCGGCTATGCCACCGGCACGATTGTCACGCTGGATGGCGGCGCCTCCATCGCCTGA
- a CDS encoding putative bifunctional diguanylate cyclase/phosphodiesterase yields the protein MINSKTPRAEKAGAGVYGPVIALAVGVLAVLSLVVSVMVNQFDDVALSMQTQTAERGYRNRLTNFAAMVQPRLESGDALRHLTGTFDPAWVESNLARYFLDRNNITRLIVVDGRNRPVFFAVDGHRVDPGAISPAYAAAMAGLLSQTRIAEATIPASKVDALPAPIQFTNILFSDNQLYIMTSTLVRARAGAVGAPVVVTMAPVDHSVLSIFGVGKMVNNFRVTTDLNTDSKTAVLPLQDLSGKVVAGLAWDRRNPGSDLLVRLMWPMVAMLLLLLLLGASLARQTHRYARGLILSEARARHLAFHDTLTQLPNRALMFERLNQLRSLARRSGMDVAVLCLDLDRFKEVNDTLGHPAGDTLIRAAARRLSDMLRETDTVARLGGDEFVILQPHSGAAGAAHLSERIINAFSRPFDIDGQMVEIGCSIGITIINDPEISASEVLRQADLALYCSKEKGRNRATFFETEMDVALRVRRQLEMDLREALNEDMLHMVYQPQVDAYGRMRGVEALVRWNHPEKGLIPPNAFVVLAEESGLIAQLGAFIVGRVFAETRNWHGVPVAINVSALQLRTPNFMTMISRLVAEHAIDPRQYEFEITETVLLGDDAATRDNIATLKQEGFAIALDDFGTGYSSLSSLQRFAVDRIKIDRAFVRNLDDEDEDAVRLIQAIIQLAQALDLDVIAEGVETEGQRARLLQCGCDQFQGFLFSRPISAEAVAQLIETPAPLGPVYPPSVVASSGQARA from the coding sequence ATGATCAACTCCAAGACCCCTCGCGCCGAGAAGGCTGGCGCCGGAGTCTATGGCCCGGTCATCGCCCTGGCCGTTGGAGTATTGGCGGTGTTGTCGCTGGTGGTGTCGGTCATGGTCAATCAATTTGACGATGTCGCCCTCTCGATGCAGACCCAGACCGCCGAGCGGGGCTATCGCAACCGATTGACCAACTTTGCCGCCATGGTTCAGCCGCGGCTGGAATCGGGGGATGCGCTGCGTCATTTGACGGGCACGTTTGATCCGGCCTGGGTCGAGAGCAATCTGGCGCGCTATTTTCTGGATCGCAACAATATCACCCGCTTGATTGTGGTGGACGGGCGCAACCGGCCGGTGTTCTTTGCCGTCGATGGCCACCGCGTCGATCCCGGCGCGATCAGCCCCGCCTATGCCGCCGCCATGGCCGGACTGTTGAGCCAGACCCGCATCGCGGAGGCCACGATCCCGGCCAGCAAGGTCGATGCCTTGCCGGCGCCGATCCAGTTCACCAATATCCTGTTCTCCGACAATCAGTTGTATATCATGACCTCGACGCTGGTGCGCGCGCGTGCGGGCGCGGTCGGTGCGCCGGTGGTGGTGACCATGGCGCCGGTGGATCACTCCGTGCTCTCGATCTTTGGCGTGGGCAAAATGGTCAACAATTTCCGCGTCACCACCGATCTGAACACGGACAGCAAGACGGCGGTCCTCCCGCTTCAGGATCTGAGCGGCAAGGTGGTGGCGGGGCTGGCATGGGATCGCCGCAATCCGGGCAGCGACCTGTTGGTGCGGCTGATGTGGCCGATGGTGGCCATGCTGCTGCTGCTGCTGCTGCTGGGCGCCAGCCTTGCGCGCCAGACGCATCGCTATGCGCGCGGTCTGATCCTGTCCGAGGCGCGGGCGCGCCATCTGGCTTTCCACGACACGCTGACGCAATTGCCCAATCGGGCGCTGATGTTTGAACGGCTTAATCAACTGCGCTCTCTGGCGCGGCGTTCGGGCATGGATGTGGCGGTGCTGTGCCTTGATCTCGATCGGTTCAAGGAGGTTAACGACACGCTTGGCCATCCGGCGGGCGACACGCTGATCCGGGCGGCGGCGCGCCGCCTGTCCGATATGCTGCGCGAAACCGACACGGTGGCGCGCCTTGGCGGCGATGAGTTTGTCATCCTGCAACCGCATTCCGGTGCGGCCGGTGCGGCGCATTTGAGCGAGCGTATCATCAATGCCTTTTCGCGGCCCTTTGATATTGATGGCCAGATGGTCGAGATCGGCTGCTCGATCGGCATCACCATCATCAACGACCCCGAGATTTCGGCCAGCGAGGTGCTGCGTCAGGCCGATCTGGCGCTCTATTGCTCCAAGGAAAAGGGTCGCAATCGGGCCACTTTCTTTGAAACGGAAATGGATGTCGCGCTGCGCGTCCGGCGCCAATTGGAAATGGACCTGCGCGAAGCGCTCAACGAAGACATGCTGCACATGGTCTATCAGCCGCAGGTGGACGCCTATGGCCGCATGCGCGGGGTTGAGGCGCTGGTGCGGTGGAACCACCCGGAAAAGGGCCTGATCCCGCCCAATGCCTTTGTCGTGCTGGCCGAGGAAAGCGGGCTGATCGCGCAATTGGGCGCCTTTATCGTCGGGCGGGTGTTTGCCGAAACGCGCAATTGGCATGGCGTGCCGGTGGCCATCAATGTGTCGGCGCTGCAATTGCGGACGCCCAATTTCATGACAATGATCAGCCGCCTTGTGGCCGAACACGCTATCGATCCGCGCCAGTATGAATTCGAGATCACCGAAACCGTGCTGCTGGGTGATGATGCGGCCACGCGCGACAATATCGCCACGCTCAAGCAGGAAGGCTTTGCCATCGCGCTCGACGATTTCGGCACGGGCTATTCCAGCCTGTCCTCGCTGCAGCGTTTTGCTGTGGACCGGATCAAGATCGACCGCGCCTTTGTCCGCAATCTGGATGACGAGGATGAGGATGCCGTGCGTCTCATTCAGGCGATTATCCAATTGGCGCAGGCGCTGGATCTCGACGTGATCGCCGAAGGCGTGGAAACCGAGGGCCAGCGCGCCCGGCTGCTGCAATGCGGTTGTGACCAGTTTCAGGGCTTCCTGTTCTCCCGCCCGATCAGCGCGGAGGCCGTTGCCCAACTGATCGAGACACCCGCTCCGCTGGGGCCGGTTTATCCCCCCTCGGTCGTGGCCTCCTCGGGTCAGGCGCGCGCCTAG
- a CDS encoding GGDEF domain-containing protein has protein sequence MIDRIKEFFVENKLEVTPENLLAVHAAYSGSSPRLARKFCVMREENRMITQAWLDQVTEKEEDVALRENAQQMLNRLNSRLEVFTSTAARARSDSGSYHAALEQVVSVLPGAEGGEFVASLAELTRAMIERTHLLEESMRRSEEEATALRKSLDRAKRDAHVDHLTGLPNRRAFEAVLESEYREAQAHIEPLCLAFCDIDHFKRINDTHGHEAGDRVIQAIAQTLQRLSDDKCHVARHGGEEFVMLFRDKTPAQVFQLLDDAREQLAGRNFVNRKSDLPIGRITFSGGVANVFAYANARVALEAADAALYRAKRGGRNQICVA, from the coding sequence TTGATTGATCGTATTAAAGAATTCTTCGTCGAGAATAAACTGGAAGTAACGCCGGAAAACCTGCTGGCGGTCCATGCCGCCTATTCGGGATCCTCGCCTCGGCTGGCGCGCAAATTCTGCGTCATGCGGGAAGAGAACCGGATGATCACGCAGGCCTGGCTGGATCAGGTGACGGAGAAGGAAGAGGATGTGGCGTTGCGCGAGAATGCGCAGCAAATGCTTAATCGATTAAATTCCCGCCTTGAGGTGTTCACCAGCACGGCGGCGCGCGCGCGCAGCGATTCGGGTTCTTACCACGCCGCTTTGGAGCAGGTGGTGAGCGTTCTGCCCGGTGCGGAAGGGGGTGAGTTTGTCGCCAGCCTTGCCGAATTGACCCGCGCGATGATCGAGCGGACGCATCTTTTGGAAGAAAGCATGCGGCGCAGCGAAGAAGAGGCGACCGCCCTGCGCAAAAGCCTCGACCGTGCCAAGCGCGACGCTCATGTCGATCACCTGACCGGCCTGCCCAACCGCCGCGCCTTCGAGGCGGTTCTGGAGAGCGAATATCGCGAGGCGCAGGCGCATATCGAGCCGCTCTGTCTGGCCTTTTGCGACATCGACCATTTCAAGCGCATCAACGACACCCATGGCCATGAAGCCGGCGATCGTGTCATTCAGGCCATTGCCCAAACGCTTCAGCGCCTTTCGGATGACAAATGCCATGTGGCGCGCCATGGCGGGGAAGAATTTGTCATGTTGTTTCGTGACAAAACGCCCGCACAAGTCTTTCAATTGCTGGACGATGCGCGCGAACAACTGGCAGGGCGCAATTTTGTCAATCGCAAGAGCGATTTACCCATTGGGCGCATTACGTTTTCGGGTGGAGTGGCCAATGTTTTTGCCTATGCCAACGCCCGTGTTGCGCTTGAGGCGGCCGATGCGGCGCTGTATCGGGCCAAACGTGGCGGGCGCAACCAGATTTGTGTCGCGTAA
- a CDS encoding acetyl-CoA hydrolase/transferase family protein: MSARIAHQTLKSRITSAEQAAALINPGDTVGMSGFTGSGYPKAVPPALAARIEEAHRAGDPFQVRVWTGASTGPELDAALAKADGIEFRLPYNSDPIAREKINAGQMDYFDMHLSQVAPMAWQGFLGPLDVALVEVTAINADGSLVPSSSVGNNKTWLDRADRIILEVNSWQAAELEGMHDIYYGTRLPPHRVPIPLTRPDDRIGQPTLQCDPDKIVAIVETDAPDRNLPFDAPGETALRIAGHLLDFLANEVKQGRMPENLLPLQSGVGNIANAVLSGLVNSPFENLTSYTEVIQDGMIDLLDAGKLRMASATSFSLSPEAAERMNSNMAAYREKMILRPQEISNHPELIRRLGCIAMNGLIEADIYGNVNSTHVMGSRIQNGIGGSGDFARNAYVSIFMTPSTAKGGKISAIVPQVAHVDHIAQDVQVVVTEQGLADLRGLSPKQRALAIIQNCAHPDFRPMLADYYDRALKGSYGLHAPSLPGEALSWHQRFIETGSMKV; this comes from the coding sequence ATGTCTGCGCGCATTGCCCATCAAACGCTCAAATCCCGCATCACCAGCGCCGAACAGGCCGCCGCCCTGATCAATCCGGGCGACACGGTCGGCATGAGCGGATTTACCGGTTCGGGTTATCCCAAGGCGGTGCCGCCCGCGCTGGCCGCGCGCATCGAGGAAGCCCACCGTGCGGGCGATCCGTTTCAGGTGCGCGTGTGGACCGGCGCCTCGACAGGGCCGGAGCTGGACGCCGCACTGGCCAAGGCCGATGGCATCGAATTCCGCCTGCCCTATAATTCCGACCCCATCGCCCGCGAAAAGATCAACGCCGGCCAGATGGACTATTTCGACATGCACCTCAGCCAGGTGGCGCCGATGGCGTGGCAGGGCTTCCTTGGCCCGCTCGACGTGGCGCTGGTCGAAGTGACCGCCATCAACGCCGACGGCAGCCTTGTGCCCTCCTCGTCGGTAGGCAACAACAAGACCTGGCTCGACCGCGCCGACCGCATCATCCTTGAGGTGAACAGCTGGCAGGCAGCCGAGCTGGAGGGGATGCACGACATCTATTACGGCACCCGCCTGCCCCCGCATCGCGTGCCGATCCCCCTGACCCGCCCGGATGACCGCATTGGCCAGCCCACGCTGCAATGCGATCCAGACAAGATCGTGGCGATTGTCGAAACCGACGCGCCCGACCGCAACCTGCCCTTTGACGCGCCGGGCGAAACGGCGCTGCGCATCGCGGGCCATCTGCTCGATTTCCTCGCCAATGAGGTCAAGCAGGGGCGGATGCCGGAAAACCTGCTGCCGCTGCAATCGGGCGTGGGCAATATCGCCAATGCGGTGCTGTCGGGTCTGGTCAACAGCCCGTTTGAAAACCTCACCTCCTATACCGAGGTGATTCAGGACGGCATGATCGACCTGCTCGACGCGGGCAAGCTGCGCATGGCCTCGGCCACCTCTTTCTCGCTGAGCCCCGAAGCGGCCGAGCGGATGAACAGCAACATGGCGGCCTACCGGGAAAAGATGATCCTGCGCCCGCAGGAAATCAGCAACCATCCCGAGCTGATCCGCCGCCTTGGCTGTATCGCCATGAACGGCCTGATCGAGGCCGACATCTATGGCAATGTGAACTCCACCCATGTCATGGGCAGCCGCATCCAGAACGGCATCGGCGGCAGCGGCGACTTTGCCCGCAACGCCTATGTCTCGATCTTCATGACGCCCAGCACCGCCAAGGGCGGAAAGATCAGCGCCATCGTGCCGCAAGTCGCCCACGTGGACCATATCGCCCAAGACGTTCAGGTGGTCGTGACCGAACAAGGCCTTGCGGACCTGCGCGGCCTGTCGCCAAAGCAGCGCGCGCTGGCCATCATCCAGAACTGCGCTCACCCCGACTTCCGCCCGATGCTGGCCGATTATTATGATCGCGCGCTCAAGGGCTCCTATGGGCTGCATGCGCCCTCGCTGCCCGGTGAAGCGTTGAGCTGGCATCAGCGGTTTATCGAGACGGGGTCGATGAAGGTTTAA
- a CDS encoding Lrp/AsnC family transcriptional regulator, which yields MANLDQIDRRLLAELQDEGRVTNVELAQRVGLTAPPCLRRVRALEEEGVIRGYHAELDGAKLGFSITVFAMVSLKSQAEEALRGFEDHVRGLPEVRECHMLNGEIDFILKIVSRDLQSFQEFLTSKLTPAPNVASVKTSLTIRTSKHLPGVPLED from the coding sequence ATGGCCAACCTTGATCAGATCGACCGGCGCTTGCTGGCCGAATTGCAGGACGAGGGCCGCGTTACCAATGTCGAATTGGCCCAACGCGTCGGGCTCACCGCGCCGCCTTGCCTGCGCCGGGTGCGCGCATTGGAGGAGGAAGGGGTCATCCGCGGCTATCACGCCGAGCTGGATGGGGCCAAGCTGGGCTTTTCGATCACTGTCTTCGCCATGGTCTCGCTAAAAAGCCAGGCCGAGGAAGCGTTGCGCGGGTTCGAGGACCATGTGCGCGGCCTGCCCGAAGTGCGCGAATGCCATATGCTGAATGGCGAAATCGACTTCATCCTCAAAATCGTCAGCCGCGATCTGCAAAGCTTTCAGGAATTCCTGACCAGCAAGCTGACTCCTGCGCCCAATGTAGCCAGTGTGAAAACCTCGCTGACGATTCGCACGTCGAAGCATTTGCCGGGGGTGCCGTTGGAGGATTGA
- a CDS encoding histidine kinase dimerization/phospho-acceptor domain-containing protein, translating to MRYDDRLATALRLTPVGQGVARIQFRQLLDLLGTLPVEEQGEMVDLAYIRLGELGGRIPAADRAAILRQPGLRLRAPRLVATLAGAEPVVSLAALHAAQLSDEQWVDLIPALPLASRGTLGMRRDLGPGARALLARLGIGDPALAAAPASNTAAPEPVAAKPLAEARASSPPAPPPPAAPVSPPRASAYQTSAPVAEDTIGALVRRIEAFRQARENNMAAEANRPAPPKKTRPGQPIQSFDFASDGEGRIVWAEARVAPMVVGYGLGGNGPGANAVRLHQPFRAVMITLSGAPAIAGEWQVDAVPRFDPLGGRYIGHLGRFRRPATMAVSPAPAAPAQDSETDRLRQLLHELRTPVNAIQGFAEVIQQQLFGPTPHEYRALAAVVAADSALMLAGFEELDRYARLESGSLALARGECDLAAALDVLVSRLASDARAPALRLEGHERPRPVALDGTEAERLCWRLLATLAGNGKAGEPMAIRLEHRADTILASFTLPQSLAGLSDEELFHGAAPATHQPGAGMFGTGFALRLAAAEARAAGGSLTRQHQQLLLTLPGLTLPIVNLSQVPEIRPEACETPVA from the coding sequence ATGCGCTATGACGACCGCCTTGCCACCGCCCTTCGCCTGACGCCAGTCGGGCAAGGCGTCGCGCGCATTCAGTTCCGGCAATTGCTGGACCTGCTGGGCACGCTGCCGGTTGAGGAACAGGGCGAGATGGTGGATCTGGCCTATATCCGCCTTGGTGAGCTGGGCGGCCGGATTCCGGCGGCAGATCGCGCGGCCATCCTGCGCCAGCCCGGTCTGCGTCTGCGCGCGCCCCGTCTGGTGGCCACGCTTGCGGGGGCCGAACCGGTGGTGTCGCTCGCCGCGCTCCACGCCGCGCAATTGAGCGATGAACAATGGGTGGACCTCATTCCCGCGCTGCCGCTGGCCTCGCGCGGGACGCTGGGGATGCGGCGTGATCTTGGGCCGGGCGCGCGGGCGCTGCTGGCGCGACTCGGCATCGGCGATCCCGCTCTGGCGGCCGCGCCCGCATCAAACACCGCCGCGCCAGAGCCTGTGGCCGCCAAACCTCTCGCCGAAGCGCGTGCGTCCTCTCCTCCGGCCCCGCCTCCCCCCGCCGCGCCGGTCAGCCCGCCACGAGCATCGGCCTATCAGACATCGGCCCCCGTGGCCGAGGATACGATCGGCGCGCTGGTCCGCCGAATCGAAGCCTTTCGTCAGGCGCGCGAAAACAATATGGCCGCAGAGGCCAACCGCCCGGCCCCGCCCAAAAAGACCAGACCGGGCCAGCCCATCCAGTCCTTCGATTTTGCCAGCGATGGCGAAGGCCGCATCGTCTGGGCCGAGGCGCGGGTTGCGCCGATGGTGGTCGGCTATGGGCTGGGCGGCAATGGGCCGGGCGCCAATGCGGTCCGCCTGCACCAACCCTTCCGCGCGGTGATGATCACGCTCTCGGGCGCTCCGGCCATTGCGGGTGAGTGGCAGGTGGATGCCGTGCCGCGCTTCGATCCGCTGGGCGGGCGCTACATCGGCCATCTCGGCCGGTTTCGGCGGCCCGCGACGATGGCCGTATCGCCCGCCCCCGCCGCCCCGGCGCAGGACAGCGAAACCGACCGCCTTCGCCAGTTGCTCCATGAATTGCGCACGCCGGTCAATGCCATTCAGGGCTTTGCCGAGGTGATCCAGCAGCAATTGTTCGGCCCCACGCCGCATGAGTATCGCGCTCTGGCCGCCGTCGTTGCGGCCGACAGCGCGCTGATGCTGGCCGGGTTTGAGGAACTTGACCGCTATGCAAGGCTGGAAAGCGGCAGCTTGGCGCTGGCTCGAGGCGAATGCGATCTGGCCGCCGCGCTCGACGTGCTCGTGTCGCGCCTGGCGAGCGATGCGCGCGCTCCTGCATTGCGGCTAGAGGGGCATGAGCGCCCCCGCCCCGTTGCGCTGGACGGGACCGAGGCGGAGCGGCTGTGCTGGCGCCTGCTGGCCACGCTGGCGGGCAATGGCAAGGCGGGAGAACCCATGGCCATCCGGCTGGAGCATCGCGCCGACACGATCCTCGCCAGCTTCACCTTGCCGCAATCGCTGGCGGGCCTGAGTGACGAGGAGCTGTTTCACGGCGCCGCCCCCGCAACGCATCAGCCCGGCGCGGGCATGTTCGGCACCGGCTTTGCGCTGCGTCTTGCCGCCGCCGAGGCGCGAGCTGCCGGGGGCAGCCTGACCCGCCAGCATCAGCAACTTTTGCTTACATTACCGGGCTTGACCCTACCGATCGTTAACCTTAGCCAAGTACCTGAAATCAGGCCCGAGGCGTGTGAAACGCCGGTGGCTTGA
- a CDS encoding polysaccharide deacetylase family protein: MSFHQITDQPAPDAFVHFRQGTGQRFVVTIDTEEEFDWTKPLTRTRHRVDTVSRLRKFQQFCEGFGIVPIYLIDYPVATSALASELLRDAVIAGRAEVGVQLHPWVNPPYEEEVNQYNSFSGNLPFALERAKFLKLHATIAENFGAAPMIYRAGRYGIGPNTADVLHEAGVAIDTSVRSRFDYSGWGGPNFRDLPLRPYWVDEPGRLMEMPLTTVFSGLLRRYGQWLYPKLSRFDRLRGAMARFGLLERIPLTPEGVTVSEALRAVNLAVDEELPVIVLSFHSPSLCPGHTPYVRTEADLDEMYEWWRQVFELLIARGVQPTSVREVMESTLFD, from the coding sequence TTGTCTTTTCATCAAATTACCGACCAGCCCGCGCCGGACGCCTTTGTCCATTTCCGCCAGGGCACCGGACAGCGCTTTGTGGTCACGATCGATACCGAAGAGGAATTCGATTGGACCAAGCCGCTGACGCGCACCCGGCACCGGGTCGATACGGTATCGCGCCTGCGCAAGTTTCAGCAGTTTTGCGAAGGCTTCGGCATCGTTCCGATCTATTTGATCGACTATCCGGTGGCCACATCGGCGTTGGCCTCGGAATTGCTGCGCGATGCGGTGATCGCCGGGCGGGCCGAGGTCGGCGTTCAGTTGCATCCTTGGGTTAACCCGCCTTATGAAGAGGAGGTTAATCAATATAACAGCTTTTCAGGCAACCTGCCCTTCGCGCTCGAACGGGCCAAGTTTCTGAAGCTGCACGCCACGATTGCGGAAAATTTCGGCGCGGCGCCCATGATCTATCGCGCCGGGCGCTATGGCATCGGGCCCAACACCGCCGATGTGCTGCATGAGGCCGGGGTGGCCATCGACACCTCGGTCCGCTCGCGATTTGATTACAGCGGATGGGGCGGCCCCAATTTCCGCGACCTGCCGCTGCGGCCCTATTGGGTTGACGAACCGGGTCGTCTGATGGAAATGCCGCTGACCACGGTGTTTTCCGGCCTGCTGCGGCGCTATGGCCAATGGCTCTATCCGAAATTGTCGCGCTTTGACCGGCTGCGCGGGGCGATGGCGCGCTTTGGCCTGCTCGAACGCATTCCCCTGACGCCAGAGGGCGTGACGGTGAGCGAGGCGCTGCGCGCGGTCAATCTGGCGGTGGACGAGGAACTGCCGGTCATCGTCCTGTCTTTCCACAGCCCCTCGCTCTGTCCCGGCCATACGCCCTATGTCCGCACTGAGGCCGATCTGGACGAGATGTATGAATGGTGGCGCCAAGTGTTTGAATTGTTGATCGCACGCGGCGTCCAACCAACCAGCGTGCGCGAAGTGATGGAGAGCACTCTCTTCGATTGA